The following are encoded in a window of Phaseolus vulgaris cultivar G19833 chromosome 3, P. vulgaris v2.0, whole genome shotgun sequence genomic DNA:
- the LOC137806658 gene encoding histone H3.2, whose protein sequence is MARTKQTARKSTGGKAPRKQLATKAARKSAPATGGVKKPHRFRPGTVALREIRKYQKSTELLIRKLPFQRLVREIAQDFKTDLRFQSSAVSALQEAAEAYLVGLFEDTNLCAIHAKRVTIMPKDIQLARRIRGERA, encoded by the coding sequence ATGGCCCGTACGAAGCAAACCGCTCGCAAGTCCACTGGCGGAAAGGCTCCGCGCAAGCAGCTGGCGACAAAGGCCGCTAGAAAGTCTGCTCCGGCCACCGGCGGCGTGAAGAAGCCGCACAGATTCAGGCCGGGGACGGTGGCTCTCCGCGAGATTCGGAAGTACCAGAAGAGCACAGAGCTTCTGATCCGGAAGCTCCCGTTCCAGCGCTTGGTTCGTGAGATTGCGCAGGACTTCAAGACTGACCTCCGCTTCCAGAGCTCCGCTGTCTCCGCCCTCCAGGAGGCCGCCGAGGCCTACCTCGTTGGTCTCTTTGAGGACACTAACCTCTGCGCCATTCACGCCAAGCGCGTGACCATCATGCCCAAAGACATCCAACTCGCCAGACGCATCAGGGGCGAGCGTGCTTAA
- the LOC137806657 gene encoding probable glucan endo-1,3-beta-glucosidase A6 produces MKAGLVKLYDANPEILRLLSTTKLKVSIMIPNNEIAGIATNQSMADEWVRNNVLPYYPKTLIRYLLVGNEVLSYNSEQGHQMWNDLVPAMRNIERSLKGQNIRDIKIGTPLAMDVLQSTFPPSSGTFRPDVRDSVMAPMLKFLNRTKSFFFIDIYPYFPWSQNPHNISIDFALLRGNSSIRDPATGLLYTNLLDQMLDSLIFAMSKLGYPNINLVVSETGWPNSGDEEELGANTFNAATYNRNLILKMSTKPPIGTPARPGVAIPTFIFSLFDENQKPGSGTERHWGLLHPDGTPIYDIDLTGKHPITNPAPLPAPKSQFTV; encoded by the coding sequence ATGAAAGCTGGCCTTGTGAAGCTCTACGATGCCAATCCTGAGATTTTGAGGCTTTTATCAACCACCAAGCTCAAAGTTTCCATCATGATCCCAAACAATGAAATTGCAGGCATTGCTACAAACCAGAGCATGGCTGATGAATGGGTGAGGAACAACGTCCTCCCCTATTACCCTAAAACATTAATCCGCTACCTACTCGTGGGGAACGAAGTGTTGAGCTACAATTCAGAACAAGGGCACCAAATGTGGAATGATCTTGTTCCAGCAATGCGAAACATAGAAAGATCCCTGAAGGGTCAGAACATCAGAGACATCAAAATTGGCACCCCATTAGCCATGGACGTGTTGCAATCAACGTTCCCACCTTCAAGCGGCACATTCAGACCTGACGTGAGAGACAGTGTGATGGCACCAATGCTGAAGTTTCTAAACAGAACCAAgtctttcttcttcattgatATATACCCCTATTTCCCGTGGTCGCAGAACCCGCATAATATCAGCATTGACTTTGCTCTATTGAGGGGAAATTCCAGCATAAGAGACCCTGCCACTGGCTTGCTCTACACCAATTTGTTGGACCAAATGCTTGACTCACTCATCTTTGCCATGTCTAAACTGGGGTACCCCAACATCAACCTCGTTGTATCCGAAACAGGTTGGCCTAACTCCGGTGATGAAGAAGAACTTGGAGCAAACACATTCAATGCTGCCACATACAACCGCAACCTCATCCTCAAAATGTCAACAAAGCCACCCATTGGAACCCCAGCTAGACCCGGAGTGGCAATACCCACCTTCATCTTTTCACTGTTCGATGAAAACCAAAAGCCTGGTTCAGGAACAGAGCGACACTGGGGCTTGCTACACCCTGACGGAACCCCAATTTATGACATTGACTTAACAGGAAAACATCCCATCACAAACCCTGCACCATTACCAGCCCCAAAATCACAATTCACCGTATAA
- the LOC137806654 gene encoding 2-hydroxyisoflavanone synthase-like translates to MIMLLEIAIGLLVLALFLHLRPTPTAKSKALRHLPNPPSPKPRLPFVGHLHLLKDQLLHHSLLSLSQRYGPLFSLYFGSMPTVVASTPQLFKLFLQTHEAASFNTRFQTSAIKRLTYDNSVAMVPFGPYWKFIRKLIMNDLLNATTVNKLRPLRSHEIRKVLRVLAQSAQAQQPLNVTEELLKWTNNTISMMMLGEAKEVRDLARETVKIFGEYSLTNFIWPLNKLKFGKYEQRIDEIFNKFDPVIEKVIKKRQEIVRRRKNGEVVEGEQSGIFLDTLLEFAEDETMEIKITKEQIKGLVVDFFSAGTDSTAVATEWALAELINNPRVLQKAREEVYSVVGKDRVVEEVDTQNLPYIRAIVKETFRLHPPLPVVKRKCVEECEIEGCVIPEGALILFNVWAVGRDPKYWNRPLEFRPERFLENGGEGEVGPIDLRGQHFQLLPFGSGRRMCPGVNLSTSGMATLLASVVQCFDLQVVDPEGHILKGDDAIVSMEERAGLTVPRKHNLVCVPLAKTTLAAKLLSS, encoded by the exons ATGATCATGTTGCTCGAAATTGCAATTGGTTTGTTGGTGCTAGCATTGTTTCTGCACCTGCGTCCTACACCCACTGCTAAATCCAAGGCCCTTCGCCACCTTCCCAACCCTCCTAGCCCAAAGCCCAGGCTTCCCTTCGTTGGTCACCTTCACCTTTTAAAAGACCAACTTCTCCACCACTCCCTCCTTTCTCTTTCCCAACGTTATGGTCCTTTGTTCTCTCTCTACTTTGGCTCTATGCCCACCGTTGTTGCCTCCACTCCTCAGTTGTTCAAACTCTTCCTTCAAACCCACGAGGCTGCTTCCTTCAACACCAGGTTCCAAACCTCTGCTATTAAGCGCCTCACTTACGACAACTCCGTTGCCATGGTTCCTTTTGGACCTTACTGGAAGTTCATCAGGAAGCTCATCATGAACGACCTCCTCAACGCCACCACCGTCAACAAGTTGAGGCCCTTGAGGAGCCATGAGATCCGCAAGGTTCTCAGGGTTCTCGCCCAGAGTGCACAGGCCCAACAACCCCTTAACGTCACCGAGGAGCTTCTCAAGTGGACTAACAATACCATCTCCATGATGATGCTGGGTGAGGCCAAAGAGGTTAGAGATTTGGCTCGCGAGACAGTTAAGATCTTCGGTGAGTACAGTCTTACCAACTTCATCTGGCCCTTGAATAAGCTCAAGTTTGGAAAGTATGAGCAGAGGATCGATGAAATATTCAACAAGTTCGACCCCGTCATTGAGAAGGTCATCAAGAAGCGCCAAGAGATCGTGAGAAGGAGAAAGAACGGAGAAGTTGTTGAGGGAGAGCAGAGCGGTATTTTCCTCGATACTTTGCTTGAATTCGCCGAGGACGAGACCATGGAGATCAAGATTACCAAAGAGCAGATCAAGGGTCTTGTTGTC GATTTCTTCTCAGCAGGGACAGATTCCACAGCCGTGGCAACGGAGTGGGCTTTGGCAGAGCTGATCAACAACCCTAGGGTGCTGCAAAAGGCTCGGGAGGAGGTGTACAGTGTTGTGGGGAAAGATAGAGTGGTTGAGGAAGTTGATACTCAAAACCTTCCTTACATCAGGGCCATTGTGAAGGAGACATTCCGCCTGCACCCACCACTCCCTGTGGTGAAAAGAAAGTGTGTGGAAGAGTGCGAGATTGAAGGGTGTGTGATCCCAGAGGGAGCACTGATACTTTTCAATGTTTGGGCTGTAGGAAGAGACCCCAAGTACTGGAACAGACCATTGGAATTTCGTCCTGAGAGATTCTTAGAAAATGGAGGTGAAGGGGAAGTTGGACCTATTGATCTAAGGGGGCAGCATTTTCAACTTCTCCCATTTGGGTCAGGTAGGAGAATGTGCCCTGGAGTGAATTTGTCTACTTCTGGAATGGCAACACTTCTTGCATCTGTTGTCCAGTGCTTTGACCTGCAAGTGGTGGACCCAGAAGGACACATACTCAAAGGTGATGATGCCATAGTTAGCATGGAAGAGAGAGCTGGCCTAACAGTTCCCAGGAAACACAACCTCGTATGTGTTCCACTTGCAAAAACAACCCTCGCCGCCAAACTCCTCTCCTCATAA